The following proteins are co-located in the Manihot esculenta cultivar AM560-2 chromosome 9, M.esculenta_v8, whole genome shotgun sequence genome:
- the LOC110623190 gene encoding E3 ubiquitin-protein ligase RZFP34 isoform X1, whose protein sequence is MESGVELGMSNSCYEDASKLDLGFGHFGCSHYRRRCKIRAPCCDEIFDCRHCHNESKNSMEVNPLDRHDVPRHELKRVICSLCSTEQNIQQYCIQCGVCMGKYFCSKCNFFDDDVSKQQYHCDECGICRTGGEKNFFHCNRCGCCYSILLKDSHNCVERAMHHNCPVCFEFLFDTTKDITVLPCGHTIHLECVKQMKRHFQYACPVCSKSYCDMSCVWEKLDQEVASTPMPQIYQNKMIWILCNDCGEKSEVIFHIVAQKCMRCNSYNTRQTRGSPTSCSSGF, encoded by the exons ATGGAGAGTGGTGTGGAGCTGGGGATGTCAAATTCTTGCTATGAAGATGCGTCCAAATTGGACCTGGGATTTGGACATTTCGG ctgCTCGCACTATCGAAGGAGATGTAAGATTAGAGCACCCTGCTGTGATGAGATATTCGATTGCAGACACTGCCATAACGAATCAAAG AACTCCATGGAAGTGAATCCCCTTGATCGTCATGACGTCCCTCGTCACGAACTGAAAAGG GTTATCTGTTCTTTGTGTAGCACTGAACAAAAT ATTCAACAGTACTGcatccagtgtggggtttgcaTGGGGAAGTACTTTTGCTCCAAGTGCAACTTCTTTGACGATGAT GTCTCTAAGCAGCAGTACCATTGCGATGAATGTGGAATCTGCAG AACTGGAGGGGAGAAGAATTTTTTCCACTGTAATAGATGTG GATGTTGCTATTCAATCTTGTTGAAGGATTCACACAATTGTGTGGAAAGAGCAATGCATCACAATTGCCCTGTTTGCTTTGAG TTTCTCTTTGATACGACGAAAGACATTACTGTCTTACCTTGTGGACACACAATTCATTTGGAATGTGTTAAACAGATGAAGCGGCATTTCCA GTATGCTTGTCCCGTTTGCTCAAAATCATATTGTGATATGTCTTGTGTGTGGGAAAAACTAGATCAAGAG GTTGCCTCAACACCTATGCctcaaatttatcaaaataagaTG ATTTGGATTCTTTGCAATGACTGTGGGGAGAAATCGGAAGTGATTTTCCATATTGTAGCACAGAAATGTATGAGATGCAATTCATACAATACGAGACAGACACGAGGAAGTCCTACATCTTGCTCATCAGGGTTTTAG
- the LOC110623190 gene encoding E3 ubiquitin-protein ligase RZFP34 isoform X2 yields the protein MESGVELGMSNSCYEDASKLDLGFGHFGCSHYRRRCKIRAPCCDEIFDCRHCHNESKNSMEVNPLDRHDVPRHELKRIQQYCIQCGVCMGKYFCSKCNFFDDDVSKQQYHCDECGICRTGGEKNFFHCNRCGCCYSILLKDSHNCVERAMHHNCPVCFEFLFDTTKDITVLPCGHTIHLECVKQMKRHFQYACPVCSKSYCDMSCVWEKLDQEVASTPMPQIYQNKMIWILCNDCGEKSEVIFHIVAQKCMRCNSYNTRQTRGSPTSCSSGF from the exons ATGGAGAGTGGTGTGGAGCTGGGGATGTCAAATTCTTGCTATGAAGATGCGTCCAAATTGGACCTGGGATTTGGACATTTCGG ctgCTCGCACTATCGAAGGAGATGTAAGATTAGAGCACCCTGCTGTGATGAGATATTCGATTGCAGACACTGCCATAACGAATCAAAG AACTCCATGGAAGTGAATCCCCTTGATCGTCATGACGTCCCTCGTCACGAACTGAAAAGG ATTCAACAGTACTGcatccagtgtggggtttgcaTGGGGAAGTACTTTTGCTCCAAGTGCAACTTCTTTGACGATGAT GTCTCTAAGCAGCAGTACCATTGCGATGAATGTGGAATCTGCAG AACTGGAGGGGAGAAGAATTTTTTCCACTGTAATAGATGTG GATGTTGCTATTCAATCTTGTTGAAGGATTCACACAATTGTGTGGAAAGAGCAATGCATCACAATTGCCCTGTTTGCTTTGAG TTTCTCTTTGATACGACGAAAGACATTACTGTCTTACCTTGTGGACACACAATTCATTTGGAATGTGTTAAACAGATGAAGCGGCATTTCCA GTATGCTTGTCCCGTTTGCTCAAAATCATATTGTGATATGTCTTGTGTGTGGGAAAAACTAGATCAAGAG GTTGCCTCAACACCTATGCctcaaatttatcaaaataagaTG ATTTGGATTCTTTGCAATGACTGTGGGGAGAAATCGGAAGTGATTTTCCATATTGTAGCACAGAAATGTATGAGATGCAATTCATACAATACGAGACAGACACGAGGAAGTCCTACATCTTGCTCATCAGGGTTTTAG
- the LOC110623190 gene encoding E3 ubiquitin-protein ligase RZFP34 isoform X3 produces the protein MESGVELGMSNSCYEDASKLDLGFGHFGCSHYRRRCKIRAPCCDEIFDCRHCHNESKIQQYCIQCGVCMGKYFCSKCNFFDDDVSKQQYHCDECGICRTGGEKNFFHCNRCGCCYSILLKDSHNCVERAMHHNCPVCFEFLFDTTKDITVLPCGHTIHLECVKQMKRHFQYACPVCSKSYCDMSCVWEKLDQEVASTPMPQIYQNKMIWILCNDCGEKSEVIFHIVAQKCMRCNSYNTRQTRGSPTSCSSGF, from the exons ATGGAGAGTGGTGTGGAGCTGGGGATGTCAAATTCTTGCTATGAAGATGCGTCCAAATTGGACCTGGGATTTGGACATTTCGG ctgCTCGCACTATCGAAGGAGATGTAAGATTAGAGCACCCTGCTGTGATGAGATATTCGATTGCAGACACTGCCATAACGAATCAAAG ATTCAACAGTACTGcatccagtgtggggtttgcaTGGGGAAGTACTTTTGCTCCAAGTGCAACTTCTTTGACGATGAT GTCTCTAAGCAGCAGTACCATTGCGATGAATGTGGAATCTGCAG AACTGGAGGGGAGAAGAATTTTTTCCACTGTAATAGATGTG GATGTTGCTATTCAATCTTGTTGAAGGATTCACACAATTGTGTGGAAAGAGCAATGCATCACAATTGCCCTGTTTGCTTTGAG TTTCTCTTTGATACGACGAAAGACATTACTGTCTTACCTTGTGGACACACAATTCATTTGGAATGTGTTAAACAGATGAAGCGGCATTTCCA GTATGCTTGTCCCGTTTGCTCAAAATCATATTGTGATATGTCTTGTGTGTGGGAAAAACTAGATCAAGAG GTTGCCTCAACACCTATGCctcaaatttatcaaaataagaTG ATTTGGATTCTTTGCAATGACTGTGGGGAGAAATCGGAAGTGATTTTCCATATTGTAGCACAGAAATGTATGAGATGCAATTCATACAATACGAGACAGACACGAGGAAGTCCTACATCTTGCTCATCAGGGTTTTAG